A region of Plutella xylostella chromosome 29, ilPluXylo3.1, whole genome shotgun sequence DNA encodes the following proteins:
- the LOC125491010 gene encoding uncharacterized protein LOC125491010 — protein sequence MTDSEADTAESQPPTPRARKRAPETAVDQPDVYRVGVKVPPFWPEKPAIWFAQLEGQFVISRITDDNTKFYHVIGQLEHQYAAEVEDIITSPPDADKYEKLKSELIKRLCVSKENKVKQLLMHEELGDRKPTQFLRHLRHLDGSDVPEDFLKTIWTSRLPSSMQTIVASQATSSLDALAELADRIHDIVPGHHVSAVASSRPTSTMEEMAKQIAALTKQVSALTAHVQGDRSRSRDRRPPQRRDRRSPSTRSQSSYRRHPICWHHWRFRDQAKRCIQPCDFTAGNGQEGRK from the coding sequence ATGACGGACAGTGAAGCAGATACTGCAGAGTCGCAGCCACCGACGCCGCGCGCGAGGAAGCGCGCCCCGGAGACCGCGGTAGACCAGCCCGACGTGTACCGAGTGGGCGTAAAGGTACCTCCGTTTTGGCCCGAGAAACCGGCGATTTGGTTCGCGCAACTCGAGGGCCAATTTGTTATCTCAAGAATAACGGATGATAATACGAAATTCTACCACGTGATCGGGCAGCTGGAGCATCAGTATGCGGCAGAGGTCGAGGATATAATCACTTCGCCTCCCGATGCCGACAAGTATGAGAAGCTGAAGTCGGAGCTCATCAAGCGGCTGTGCGTCTCCAAGGAGAACAAGGTCAAGCAGCTGTTGATGCACGAGGAGCTGGGCGACCGCAAGCCCACACAGTTCCTGCGTCACCTGCGTCACCTCGATGGTTCAGACGTCCCAGAGGACTTCCTCAAGACCATCTGGACCAGCCGTCTCCCTAGCAGCATGCAGACCATCGTGGCATCCCAGGCGACCTCCAGCCTTGATGCACTGGCTGAGCTAGCGGATCGCATCCACGACATCGTGCCGGGACACCACGTCTCAGCTGTGGCCAGCTCAAGGCCAACGTCGACAATGGAGGAGATGGCGAAGCAGATAGCAGCGTTGACGAAGCAGGTCAGCGCACTGACTGCCCACGTCCAAGGCGACCGATCCCGATCCCGCGACCGACGACCACCGCAGCGACGTGACCGCCGATCACCTTCGACCCGTTCCCAGTCCAGCTACAGGAGGCATCCGATCTGCTGGCACCACTGGAGGTTCAGGGACCAGGCGAAGCGATGCATCCAGCCCTGCGACTTCACGGCGGGAAATGGCCAAGAGGGCCGGAAGTAG